In one window of Cydia fagiglandana chromosome 1, ilCydFagi1.1, whole genome shotgun sequence DNA:
- the LOC134666122 gene encoding uncharacterized protein LOC134666122 translates to MVLLSPSISALRKLLAVCETYAETHGLQYNPKKSQVLMFKAGSYTPSSVPPVVLHGTTLSVVDKVKYLGHIITQDLNDDLDIERERRALAVRSNMLARRFARCSREVKIVLFKAFNQSFYSSSLWVKYTKKALNALRVQYNNALRMLLGLPTWCSASRMFAEAQTDDFHAVMRKRIVSMMGRLRSSTNSILDVIAERPENPILAHWIRQVIGFLKFRK, encoded by the coding sequence ATGGTGCTGCTCAGTCCGTCTATCAGTGCCCTTAGGAAACTGCTTGCGGTTTGTGAGACGTATGCGGAGACACATGGATTGCAGTACAACCCAAAGAAAAGTCAGGTGCTAATGTTCAAGGCTGGTAGTTACACGCCAAGCTCTGTACCCCCGGTTGTACTGCATGGAACCACACTGTCTGTTGTGGATAAAGTGAAATATCTAGGGCATATCATAACGCAAGACCTTAATGATGACCTAGATATAGAGCGGGAGCGCAGGGCATTGGCTGTAAGGTCTAACATGCTCGCCCGCAGGTTTGCTCGATGCTCAAGAGAGGTAAAAATTGTGCTTTTTAAAGCTTTCAATCAATCATTTTACTCGAGCAGCCTGTGGGTGAAGTATACGAAAAAAGCCTTAAATGCCCTGCGCGTGCAATATAATAATGCACTCAGAATGTTGTTGGGGCTGCCCACATGGTGTAGCGCATCGCGCATGTTCGCCGAGGCCCAGACAGACGATTTCCATGCGGTTATGCGAAAGAGAATCGTCTCGATGATGGGTCGGCTTAGGAGCAGTACCAACAGCATTCTGGATGTCATTGCAGAAAGGCCTGAGAATCCTATACTGGCGCATTGGATTCGCCAAGTTATAGGCTTTCTTAAATTtagaaaatag